A section of the Solitalea canadensis DSM 3403 genome encodes:
- a CDS encoding DUF4178 domain-containing protein — MGDLLNHKHLTSTGFVNCPDCGTQFKVFDYTNSNHFGCANCHTFFTFRMQIRSFNIKDFEAKPAIPIGSIGTFEGNSYTLAGFMVKKEKGNNYKWREYLLINAEKGYAFLSEFDGHWNFIAGTNHYPDLTSVKGNNYSVTYQDKEYKLFNKYEPQLLYAAGEFDWDVVNEHINARELIAPPCMLVRENQGKSGDWFLATYNTPSEVAEAFKIKRNVLPTRFGVGANQPAAFERQFNGLMMVTTFTVILMFAILWAFNFNKPEKEVFHENYIPQRDSAGWGGGSYKTINTGSFKVDGPTALNVELRSDVSNEWMEVPITLINDKTGQFYDFSKAIEFYHGYEDGESWTEGSRDANAVLSNIPSGYYHLSIEPASDGRGDEGLEVVITQNTILWSNFFIFLLLIAVYPIFQFVRRAYFDRQRWSNSDYSPYDRDN, encoded by the coding sequence ATGGGAGATTTACTGAATCATAAGCATTTAACCAGCACCGGGTTTGTAAATTGTCCTGATTGCGGCACCCAGTTTAAGGTATTTGATTATACCAATAGCAATCATTTCGGATGTGCAAACTGCCATACCTTTTTCACTTTCCGTATGCAGATCAGATCCTTTAACATAAAGGATTTTGAGGCAAAACCTGCCATACCGATAGGCAGTATCGGAACATTTGAAGGCAATTCGTATACACTTGCCGGATTTATGGTAAAAAAGGAAAAAGGAAATAATTATAAATGGCGCGAATACCTCTTAATTAATGCCGAAAAAGGATATGCGTTTTTATCAGAATTTGACGGGCACTGGAACTTTATCGCTGGTACTAATCATTACCCTGATTTAACTTCAGTAAAAGGCAATAACTATTCGGTTACTTATCAGGACAAGGAATATAAGCTGTTTAATAAATATGAGCCACAGTTGCTTTATGCAGCAGGCGAGTTCGATTGGGATGTTGTTAATGAGCATATTAATGCACGAGAACTGATTGCGCCTCCTTGTATGCTTGTTCGCGAAAACCAGGGAAAGTCAGGCGACTGGTTCCTCGCAACTTATAATACTCCTTCAGAGGTGGCTGAGGCTTTCAAAATTAAGAGAAACGTACTCCCTACCCGTTTTGGTGTCGGAGCTAATCAACCTGCAGCATTTGAAAGACAATTCAACGGCTTAATGATGGTAACTACATTTACAGTTATTCTGATGTTTGCGATCTTATGGGCGTTCAATTTTAATAAGCCCGAAAAAGAGGTCTTTCATGAAAACTACATTCCTCAACGTGATTCTGCCGGTTGGGGAGGCGGAAGTTATAAGACCATTAATACAGGCAGCTTTAAAGTAGATGGCCCTACAGCTTTGAATGTTGAGTTACGTTCGGATGTGAGTAATGAATGGATGGAAGTTCCAATAACACTCATCAATGACAAAACCGGTCAGTTTTATGATTTCAGCAAAGCCATTGAATTTTATCATGGATATGAAGATGGCGAATCATGGACGGAAGGCAGCCGTGATGCCAATGCTGTACTAAGTAATATTCCTTCTGGCTATTATCACCTAAGCATTGAACCTGCATCCGATGGACGCGGAGATGAAGGACTAGAAGTGGTGATCACTCAAAACACCATACTGTGGTCTAACTTTTTCATTTTCTTACTCCTCATTGCAGTTTATCCTATTTTTCAATTTGTAAGAAGGGCCTATTTCGATCGTCAACGCTGGTCGAACAGTGATTATTCTCCTTATGATAGAGACAATTAG
- a CDS encoding NAD(P)-binding protein, translating to MSGQSSYNKPRNLLSQLNRKAFLLRAGIGLTAAIAGGYFYKKKRSKNTRYITGSMVGANAKIGHLLRDKLSIPEPSVKEQIDYLIIGGGISGLSAARELKKHGISNFKLIELDKHIGGNSSKGQNDVSAYPWGAHYLPIPDPEDAELIRFLQEIGTITGFNPEGLPVFNEYQLCFDPEERLYIRGQWQEGVIPSIGIDEKEKQQIERFLKLMEAFRTAKGNDGKFAFTIPLKNSSQDQQFIQLDKINFATYLDQEDFTSPHLRWYLNYGCKDDYGSTIEQTSAWAGIHYFAARKGKAANAKNGDLLTWPEGNAWLAEQLRKQVAEHIIVNSLAYHIDHNENNVTVSVFDPVANTSKVIEAKKILLACPQFVNQRLLKTVKSNRTAELYNHFNYAPWMIANITVNQLPEAKGIGLCWDNVLFESESVGYVNANHQHINQNEKKRVLTYYLPLTGREPKVQRLAAFIRSYDDWVQMVCDDLERSHKGITAFIESIDIWIWGHGMIRPEPGFIWGEERQKAAKPINGQIFFAHTDLSGVSIFEEGFHQGITAAQQMIATI from the coding sequence ATGAGTGGGCAAAGTTCTTATAATAAACCTCGCAATTTGTTAAGTCAGTTAAACCGAAAAGCATTTTTATTAAGGGCCGGAATCGGTTTAACCGCGGCTATTGCCGGCGGATACTTTTATAAAAAAAAACGCTCAAAAAATACCAGATATATTACAGGAAGTATGGTTGGGGCTAATGCCAAAATCGGACATTTACTGCGCGACAAGCTTTCCATTCCTGAGCCATCTGTTAAAGAACAAATTGACTACCTGATTATCGGAGGTGGTATTTCGGGTCTTTCGGCTGCGCGTGAGTTAAAGAAGCACGGCATCTCTAATTTCAAACTTATCGAACTGGATAAGCATATAGGTGGCAATTCTTCAAAAGGGCAAAACGATGTTTCGGCTTATCCCTGGGGAGCCCATTATCTTCCGATTCCTGATCCCGAAGATGCTGAATTGATCCGTTTCTTACAAGAAATCGGAACGATTACAGGTTTTAATCCGGAAGGTCTTCCTGTATTCAATGAATATCAATTATGTTTCGATCCGGAGGAGCGTTTATACATCCGTGGCCAATGGCAAGAAGGAGTCATTCCCTCCATCGGAATAGATGAAAAGGAGAAACAGCAGATAGAACGCTTTTTAAAATTGATGGAAGCTTTTAGAACTGCCAAAGGGAATGATGGCAAATTTGCTTTTACGATTCCTCTTAAAAACAGTTCTCAGGATCAACAGTTTATCCAACTCGACAAAATCAATTTTGCCACTTATTTAGATCAGGAAGACTTTACATCCCCACATTTGCGCTGGTATTTAAATTATGGGTGCAAAGACGATTATGGAAGTACAATTGAGCAGACATCTGCATGGGCTGGGATTCATTACTTCGCCGCACGAAAAGGTAAAGCGGCAAACGCAAAAAATGGCGATCTGTTAACATGGCCCGAAGGCAATGCCTGGCTGGCCGAACAATTGCGCAAACAAGTCGCTGAACACATAATTGTTAATTCGCTGGCATATCATATTGATCATAATGAAAACAATGTAACGGTAAGTGTTTTTGATCCTGTGGCCAACACGAGTAAAGTCATTGAAGCAAAAAAAATCCTATTGGCTTGTCCCCAGTTTGTTAACCAACGTTTATTAAAAACCGTAAAAAGCAACCGGACAGCCGAATTGTACAATCACTTTAATTATGCACCATGGATGATTGCTAACATTACTGTTAATCAATTACCGGAAGCAAAAGGAATTGGTCTTTGTTGGGATAACGTATTATTTGAAAGTGAATCGGTTGGCTATGTAAATGCCAATCACCAACATATCAACCAAAACGAAAAGAAACGCGTACTGACGTATTATTTACCCTTAACTGGTCGTGAGCCTAAAGTACAGCGTTTAGCTGCCTTTATACGCAGTTATGATGATTGGGTACAAATGGTTTGTGATGACTTAGAACGGTCGCATAAGGGCATTACAGCCTTTATTGAGTCGATTGATATATGGATATGGGGACATGGGATGATCCGGCCTGAGCCGGGTTTTATTTGGGGTGAAGAAAGACAAAAAGCAGCCAAACCAATTAACGGACAAATCTTCTTTGCGCATACTGATCTAAGTGGCGTTTCTATTTTTGAAGAAGGATTTCATCAGGGAATAACCGCTGCACAGCAAATGATAGCTACTATATGA
- a CDS encoding glycoside hydrolase family 35 protein: MKKILLLGLSLLVAVSTQAQKTKHTFKIENGAFVYDGKPVQIHSGEMHFARVPQEYWRHRLKMMKAMGLNSVATYVFWNYHETAPGVWDFKTGNKNISEFIKIAGEEGLMVILRPGPYACAEWEYGGYPWFLQNVEGLEVRRNNPKFLAACKEYIDHLAKEVKNQQITKGGPIIMVQAENEFGSYVAQRKDIPLAEHKAYSSAIKAQLLAAGFDVPLFTSDGSWLFEGGSIENCLPTANGEDNIENLKKVVDQYNGGKGPYMVAEFYPGWLDHWAEPFPKVPTEDVVKQTEKYLQNNVSFNYYMVHGGTNFGYTSGANYDKNHDIQPDMTSYDYDAPISEAGWATPKYIAIRELMKKHVSYKIPEVPQPLPVIEIPEIKLTQTAALLDLKNTIQPVVNDKPLTFEELNQGHGYVLYSRKFNQPISGKLELNGLRDYALVYVNGEKVAELNRYYKNYSCEIDVPFNATLDIFVENMGRINYGAKITENNKGIISPVVINGTEISGNWKMYKMPLEKQEEVASIKAKEVKSQPVVLKGTFNLTETGDTFLDMEAWGKGIVFVNGYHLGRYWNVGPQQTLYLPGCWLKKGANEITIVEFNKVPSATVKGVKTPVLDKLKSAD; this comes from the coding sequence ATGAAGAAGATTTTATTGTTGGGATTATCGCTTTTAGTAGCGGTTTCAACACAGGCACAAAAAACAAAACATACTTTTAAAATTGAAAACGGTGCATTTGTCTACGACGGAAAACCTGTTCAGATTCATTCCGGAGAAATGCATTTCGCACGGGTTCCACAAGAGTACTGGCGTCACCGTTTAAAAATGATGAAAGCAATGGGGCTTAACTCAGTGGCTACCTATGTTTTTTGGAATTACCATGAAACGGCACCTGGTGTTTGGGATTTTAAAACCGGCAATAAGAACATTTCTGAGTTCATTAAAATTGCCGGAGAAGAAGGTTTAATGGTCATTCTTCGTCCCGGTCCATACGCGTGTGCTGAATGGGAATACGGCGGTTACCCATGGTTTTTACAAAACGTAGAAGGCTTAGAAGTAAGGAGAAACAATCCTAAGTTTTTAGCTGCCTGTAAAGAATATATTGATCACCTGGCAAAAGAAGTAAAGAACCAGCAAATAACGAAAGGCGGCCCCATCATTATGGTGCAGGCTGAAAATGAGTTTGGTTCATATGTTGCACAACGCAAAGACATTCCGCTGGCTGAACATAAAGCATACAGTTCTGCCATTAAAGCTCAATTATTAGCAGCAGGTTTTGATGTTCCACTTTTTACTTCAGATGGAAGTTGGTTGTTTGAAGGAGGATCGATTGAGAACTGTTTGCCAACCGCTAATGGAGAAGACAATATTGAAAACCTTAAAAAAGTAGTAGACCAATATAACGGTGGCAAAGGACCGTATATGGTGGCCGAGTTCTATCCTGGATGGCTTGATCATTGGGCCGAACCTTTTCCTAAAGTTCCTACCGAAGATGTGGTAAAACAAACTGAAAAGTATCTTCAAAATAACGTTTCTTTCAATTATTACATGGTTCATGGTGGAACAAACTTTGGTTATACATCCGGAGCTAATTACGATAAGAATCATGATATTCAGCCGGATATGACCAGCTATGATTATGATGCCCCTATCAGTGAAGCAGGTTGGGCCACTCCAAAGTATATAGCGATCCGTGAGTTGATGAAGAAGCACGTTAGCTACAAAATTCCGGAAGTTCCTCAACCTTTACCTGTTATTGAAATTCCGGAAATCAAGTTAACTCAAACCGCTGCTCTATTGGATCTTAAAAATACGATTCAACCCGTTGTGAATGATAAACCATTAACATTCGAAGAATTAAATCAAGGACATGGTTATGTTTTATACAGCAGAAAGTTCAACCAACCAATCTCAGGAAAACTGGAACTAAATGGCTTACGTGATTATGCGCTCGTATACGTAAATGGAGAGAAAGTGGCTGAATTAAACCGCTATTACAAGAATTACTCTTGCGAAATTGATGTTCCTTTTAATGCGACGCTGGATATTTTTGTTGAAAACATGGGCCGTATCAATTATGGAGCAAAAATAACGGAGAACAATAAAGGCATTATTAGTCCGGTTGTGATTAATGGCACTGAAATTTCCGGCAACTGGAAAATGTATAAAATGCCACTCGAAAAGCAGGAAGAAGTGGCCAGCATTAAAGCGAAAGAAGTAAAAAGCCAACCAGTTGTTTTAAAAGGCACGTTCAATCTTACGGAAACAGGAGATACCTTTTTAGATATGGAGGCCTGGGGAAAAGGAATTGTATTTGTAAATGGATATCATTTGGGTCGCTATTGGAATGTGGGACCGCAACAAACATTATATTTACCGGGATGCTGGCTAAAAAAAGGTGCTAATGAAATAACAATCGTTGAATTCAACAAAGTTCCATCAGCAACAGTAAAAGGGGTAAAAACACCGGTTTTGGATAAACTGAAAAGTGCAGATTAA
- a CDS encoding copper resistance protein NlpE, translating to MKKIFYLGLAIMLLAACQSNQKQKAAESAADSIAASIDSALSDSSNTEEVMDKKLMGSYSGTLPCADCEGIKTELFIYLDNTYVLKETYLGKGDGKPFESTGKINTERGYDKDNDATVYVLNYDKPGQERYFVRFTNKGNKLVMLDKERKMIESKLNYSLDKL from the coding sequence ATGAAAAAGATATTTTACTTAGGGCTAGCCATAATGCTACTTGCAGCTTGCCAATCTAATCAGAAACAAAAAGCAGCAGAAAGCGCCGCAGATAGTATAGCTGCCAGTATTGATTCTGCTTTGTCAGACTCGTCAAATACCGAAGAGGTTATGGATAAGAAACTGATGGGATCTTATTCAGGAACCCTTCCTTGTGCCGATTGTGAAGGAATTAAAACTGAGTTATTTATCTATCTGGACAATACTTATGTACTAAAGGAAACTTATTTGGGAAAGGGTGACGGAAAACCATTTGAATCAACTGGCAAGATTAATACTGAACGTGGATATGATAAAGATAACGACGCTACGGTTTATGTGTTGAATTATGATAAACCCGGACAAGAACGTTATTTTGTACGATTTACTAATAAGGGCAATAAGTTGGTGATGCTTGATAAAGAGCGGAAAATGATCGAATCAAAATTGAATTATTCGTTAGATAAACTATAG
- a CDS encoding tetratricopeptide repeat protein, giving the protein MKRILVLGILLTGGFFAKAQETAVRIAENACKCIESVRTIEPDSLQAQINQCISSASASVILNGPDEERKKYTTVQGIQSLLQSSMEVLFEQCPNYRNAVINIKTVEYYTLSKDENANKAYLKGNTYAEVKEYGAAIKEYLKAIAIDSLFIFALDNTAICYRKTSDYTNAEKYYKKSLQVFPQGDVALLNIAGICLFKKQNEKALEYFKQLRFYHPHNAEGYFGIAKVSFEAQEYEEALDNAFRAYRIYSENKSPYVEDGKKLIAIIYNTLKEKNKLDLFNQKAKQYNISFEGSN; this is encoded by the coding sequence ATGAAAAGAATACTAGTGCTCGGAATTCTATTAACAGGAGGTTTCTTTGCCAAAGCGCAGGAAACCGCTGTTCGAATAGCCGAAAATGCCTGTAAATGCATTGAATCGGTGCGCACAATTGAACCCGATTCTTTACAGGCTCAAATCAACCAATGCATTAGTAGCGCATCTGCTTCCGTAATTCTGAATGGACCTGATGAAGAACGAAAGAAATACACCACAGTTCAAGGGATACAATCCTTATTGCAGTCATCGATGGAGGTACTCTTTGAGCAGTGTCCAAATTATCGCAACGCCGTTATAAATATTAAAACGGTGGAGTATTATACCCTTTCAAAGGACGAAAATGCGAACAAGGCCTACTTGAAAGGAAATACATATGCCGAAGTAAAGGAATATGGAGCAGCTATTAAAGAGTACTTAAAAGCAATTGCGATAGATTCTCTGTTCATTTTTGCCCTTGACAATACAGCCATCTGCTATCGGAAAACTTCGGATTACACCAATGCAGAAAAGTATTACAAAAAATCACTGCAGGTTTTTCCACAGGGAGATGTGGCCTTGTTAAATATTGCAGGCATCTGTTTGTTTAAAAAACAGAATGAAAAAGCCCTGGAATATTTTAAACAGTTGCGATTTTATCATCCTCATAATGCTGAGGGTTATTTTGGCATTGCTAAAGTATCTTTTGAAGCTCAAGAATATGAAGAGGCTTTGGATAACGCATTCAGGGCTTACCGGATCTACAGTGAAAACAAATCACCTTATGTGGAAGATGGGAAAAAATTGATTGCCATAATCTACAATACACTTAAAGAGAAAAATAAACTCGACTTATTTAATCAAAAGGCCAAACAATACAATATTTCATTTGAAGGATCTAATTGA
- a CDS encoding polyamine aminopropyltransferase, which produces MNQNRFHILLLLSVFVVATCGLIYELVAGTLASYLLGDSVTQFSTIIGVYLFSMGIGSWLSKHFEKNLLSWFIQIELLVGLVGGTSSTLLFFLFEQTESFRLLLYMMVMLTGTFVGLEIPLLMRILENRFEFKDLVSKVFTFDYIGALLASVIFPLLLIPHLGIIRTSYFFGLLNIAVAIIVLWQFKKEISWQKQLKVQAILCMVVLLAGFVYADKIMSFTESMAYPDKIIYSKTTHYQRIIITKNQRELRLFLNGNLQFSSADEYRYHEALVHPGLAALPYAKKVLVLGGGDGLAVREILKYPNVQSVTLVDLDKEMTSMFTNNSMLSALNLHSFSSPKVKVINTDAFTWAKKQQNEQYDFIVIDFPDPSNFSIGKLYSNRFYSEIEKLLSPEGIVVIQSTSPYVAPKSFWCIDKTLQSVGLNTVPYHVYVPSFGEWGYVMGMKKPSYNLPGQFPAGLKFVNQESLKQMLYFPGDMAKVPTEINKLNNQVLVHYFEDEWAKFL; this is translated from the coding sequence GTGAACCAAAACCGATTTCACATTTTATTATTACTGTCTGTTTTTGTAGTTGCTACATGCGGCCTCATTTATGAGCTGGTGGCAGGTACATTGGCAAGTTATCTTTTGGGCGACTCCGTAACCCAGTTCTCAACAATTATCGGGGTTTACCTTTTCTCCATGGGAATTGGTTCATGGTTATCAAAACATTTTGAGAAGAATCTGCTATCATGGTTCATTCAAATTGAGTTATTGGTTGGGTTGGTTGGTGGCACCAGTTCTACCCTGTTGTTTTTTTTATTTGAACAAACCGAATCGTTCCGACTGTTATTGTACATGATGGTTATGCTTACCGGAACATTTGTAGGCTTAGAAATACCATTGCTGATGCGGATTCTCGAAAACAGGTTTGAATTTAAAGACCTGGTTTCTAAAGTATTCACATTTGACTATATCGGTGCTTTATTGGCATCAGTAATTTTTCCTTTACTGCTGATTCCCCATTTAGGAATTATCCGTACCTCTTATTTCTTCGGATTATTGAACATTGCTGTGGCAATAATTGTGTTGTGGCAGTTTAAGAAAGAAATTAGCTGGCAAAAACAACTTAAGGTGCAGGCCATTTTATGCATGGTTGTTTTGCTGGCTGGCTTTGTTTATGCGGATAAGATCATGAGCTTTACCGAATCGATGGCTTACCCAGATAAGATCATTTACTCAAAAACCACTCATTATCAGCGCATCATAATCACTAAAAACCAACGTGAATTACGACTTTTCCTGAACGGAAACTTACAGTTCAGTTCGGCAGACGAATATCGTTATCATGAAGCATTGGTTCACCCGGGATTGGCAGCGCTTCCCTACGCAAAAAAAGTATTGGTTTTAGGAGGTGGCGATGGACTTGCTGTACGTGAGATCCTGAAATATCCGAATGTTCAATCGGTAACTTTAGTTGACCTGGATAAAGAAATGACCTCCATGTTCACCAATAACAGCATGTTGTCGGCTTTGAATTTACATTCATTTTCTTCTCCTAAAGTTAAAGTAATCAATACTGATGCTTTTACCTGGGCGAAAAAACAACAAAACGAGCAATATGATTTTATAGTGATCGATTTCCCTGATCCTTCTAATTTCTCAATCGGAAAATTATACAGCAATCGATTTTATTCAGAAATCGAGAAGTTGCTTTCACCCGAAGGTATTGTGGTTATCCAGTCTACCTCACCGTATGTTGCACCAAAATCTTTCTGGTGTATCGATAAAACGTTACAATCGGTTGGATTAAATACAGTTCCTTACCATGTATATGTTCCCTCATTTGGAGAATGGGGATACGTAATGGGCATGAAAAAGCCTTCGTACAATTTACCGGGCCAGTTTCCGGCGGGATTAAAGTTTGTGAATCAGGAAAGCCTTAAACAGATGCTGTATTTTCCCGGAGACATGGCAAAGGTTCCTACAGAAATCAACAAACTGAATAATCAGGTATTAGTGCATTATTTTGAAGATGAGTGGGCAAAGTTCTTATAA
- a CDS encoding DUF350 domain-containing protein, producing the protein MTLSELINVKYVVASILYSGLGILILLVSFWIIEKITPENLWKEILEKRNMALALMASAYMIALAIIIASAIHG; encoded by the coding sequence ATGACTTTATCTGAACTTATTAACGTAAAATATGTTGTGGCTTCCATTTTATATTCGGGCCTGGGTATCTTAATTTTATTAGTTTCATTCTGGATAATTGAAAAAATCACTCCAGAAAATCTTTGGAAAGAAATCCTTGAAAAAAGAAATATGGCGCTGGCTTTAATGGCTTCTGCCTACATGATCGCATTGGCAATTATCATTGCTTCGGCAATACACGGTTAA
- a CDS encoding S-adenosylmethionine decarboxylase family protein, whose product MTSYKPGLHIIAEFSSAKNNLLSDHTFCKPFFDELINRFELSKVGEVYHNFENGGFTAVICLTESHLSIHTWPEFNLATFDVFLSNFKQVNNHKVKAIYAETLDFFGGSEMNKHEIAR is encoded by the coding sequence ATGACGAGCTATAAGCCCGGCTTACACATTATTGCCGAATTTTCATCTGCCAAAAACAATCTGCTCTCTGACCATACTTTTTGTAAACCTTTTTTTGATGAACTGATCAACCGTTTTGAACTTTCAAAAGTGGGCGAAGTGTATCATAACTTCGAAAACGGAGGGTTTACAGCTGTAATTTGCTTAACTGAATCACATCTTTCAATCCACACATGGCCTGAGTTTAACCTGGCAACGTTTGATGTTTTTCTCTCCAATTTCAAACAGGTAAACAACCATAAGGTAAAGGCGATCTATGCTGAAACACTTGATTTTTTTGGTGGTTCTGAAATGAATAAACATGAAATTGCACGCTAA